The following proteins come from a genomic window of Rutidosis leptorrhynchoides isolate AG116_Rl617_1_P2 chromosome 10, CSIRO_AGI_Rlap_v1, whole genome shotgun sequence:
- the LOC139871097 gene encoding mitogen-activated protein kinase kinase kinase 1-like produces the protein MSTKKKRLVPRLDRRNAAKNIDYDSSKSSSSNRTRSLERFLLSNRTSFRIQGIEGEIDLICKTLGLSRPEDLSITDSDWNAHNYTHKSRFCNQNVTKLSPETQFRFYHDDDVKVREVNCAIDRSELGNVAFSSHSNIDNEDDDVACKARDNITKESPETEFRVYRDDDVKVGEVKCEIDRSELGNVAFSCHSNIVNEDDDVACKARDRCNVKDKSEIKGVRSLLCAPPPVMLPVAVDNLGSNWELIEGFGGPVGDLKEETDILVDYRVVAEDFKDDEEDEVSSNAATQVEYSFSPNGPLKYIINNWQKGDFLGRGSYGTVYEGFTKHGFFFAVKEVSLLDEGSQGKQSIVQLEQEISLLSQFQHENIVRYLGTDTGDGKLYIFLELVTKGSLASLYRKYHLGDSQVSAYTRQILSGLNYLHERDVVHRDIKCANILVDASGSVKLADFGLAKATKLNDIKSCKGTPFWMAPEVVNRKNNGYGLAADIWSLGCTVLEMLTRKIPYSHLERMQALFRIGRGEPPPIPETLSIEAQDFIGKCLQVNQSDRPTAAQLLMHPFVKTGAYESKPCSPRYGVICSL, from the exons ATGTCTACGAAGAAGAAACGATTAGTACCGAGGCTCGATCGAAGAAACGCAGCAAAAAACATCGATTACGACTCATCTAAATCCTCATCATCTAATCGAACTCGATCACTTGAACGTTTTTTGCTCTCCAATCGCACCAGTTTCCGAATTCAAGGAATCGAAGGCGAAATCGACTTGATTTGCAAAACCCTAGGGCTTTCAAGACCAGAAGACCTTTCGATTACCGATTCTGATTGGAACGCTCATAATTATACGCACAAATCTAGGTTTTGTAATCAGAACGTTACTAAATTGTCACCGGAGACTCAATTTAGGTTTTATCATGATGATGACGTCAAGGTACGTGAAGTTAATTGTGCAATTGACCGTTCGGAATTAGGTAATGTTGCTTTTTCAAgtcatagtaatattgataatgagGATGATGATGTAGCGTGCAAAGCACGTGATAACATTACTAAAGAGTCACCGGAGACTGAATTTAGGGTTTATCGTGATGATGACGTCAAGGTAGGTGAGGTTAAATGTGAAATTGACCGTTCGGAATTAGGTAATGTTGCCTTTTCATGTCATAGTAATATCGTTAATGAGGATGATGATGTAGCGTGCAAAGCACGTGATAGATGTAATGTGAAAGATAAGAGTGAAATTAAAGGTGTACGGTCATTGTTATGTGCTCCGCCACCTGTTATGCTGCCGGTGGCTGTGGATAATTTGGGTTCGAATTGGGAGCTGATTGAGGGTTTTGGTGGACCAGTTGGGGATTTAAAGGAAGAGACTGATATACTGGTTGATTACAGAGTTGTTGCTGAGGATTTTAAGGATGATGAAGAGGATGAGGTTTCGTCGAATGCAGCTACTCAAGTCGAGTATTCATTTTCGCCTAATGGACCTTTGAAGTACATTATTAACAACTGGCAGAAAGGTGATTTTCTTGGAAGAGGTTCGTATGGAACCGTATATGAAGGTTTCACCAA ACATGGGTTCTTCTTCGCTGTGAAGGAAGTTTCTCTGCTTGATGAAGGAAGCCAAGGAAAGCAAAGCATTGTTCAGCTTGAGCAG GAAATTTCTTTGTTAAGCCAATTTCAACACGAGAATATAGTTCGATATCTTGGGACTGATACT GGTGATGGCAAACTATATATTTTTCTTGAACTTGTAACTAAAGGTTCGCTTGCAAGTCTGTATCGAAAGTATCATCTTGGAGATTCTCAAGTCTCTGCATACACCAGGCAGATATTGAGCGGGCTAAATTACTTGCATGAGCGAGATGTGGTTCATAG GGATATTAAATGTGCTAACATATTGGTTGATGCAAGCGGATCTGTAAAGCTCGCAGATTTTGGGTTGGCAAAG GCAACTAAATTGAATGACATTAAATCTTGCAAAGGGACTCCATTTTGGATGGCACCAGAG GTTGTTAACCGAAAGAATAATGGATACGGGCTTGCAGCAGATATATGGAGCCTTGGTTGCACAGTGTTGGAGATGTTAACAAGAAAAATTCCGTACTCCCACTTGGAACGG ATGCAAGCATTGTTCAGAATCGGAAGGGGTGAACCCCCTCCTATTCCCGAAACGTTGTCTATAGAGGCCCAAGATTTCATTGGTAAATGCTTACAAGTTAACCAAAGTGATAGGCCAACTGCTGCCCAACTATTGATGCACCCGTTTGTCAAGACCGGTGCGTATGAATCAAAGCCATGTTCTCCCCGATATGGTGTTATATGTTCATTGTAG